One window of the Montipora foliosa isolate CH-2021 chromosome 4, ASM3666993v2, whole genome shotgun sequence genome contains the following:
- the LOC138000781 gene encoding uncharacterized protein → MPPKMAGKRQFADEDGNLKRSKETDQINEEELLKEVETSPDEPSRSEIANDSLEKTLANLNNNMLTVGDSLGSMSKALERFADCPRPSKRQKREELSDSDTNSNDEANHSDVDSAGLLYDAEDKGGNDNNDCLTQDTKDDLMDSIASDLNADEHTGKDVSDKLAKLVNKRWSEKLTSDKLSEKLKKYPRPGNLQNLTVPKVNPEIWANMNHTGKRVDLRAANTQNIVSKVGSILAKCTDTLLTARNKKQSKEMNLDELIGSHTDALALLGHAQHELSMKRRDAIRPSLNKDYTGLCSQNVPVTSLLFGDDLQQQLNTIKASNKITQASASGAKSQRSTYKSTSNDNWKRKPSDQYYRRSYPLQNHWKNRGEKAKNLRSPLYKKKEGGKN, encoded by the coding sequence ATGCCGccgaaaatggcgggaaaacgtCAATTCGCAGATGAGGATGGGAATCTTAAACGCTCCAAGGAAACAGACCAGATCAACGAGGAAGAGCTCCTTAAGGAGGTTGAGACCTCACCAGACGAACCGTCACGGTCAGAAATAGCCAACGACTCGTTGGAAAAAACACTGGCGAACCTGAACAACAACATGCTGACGGTTGGTGATTCGCTTGGCTCCATGAGCAAAGCGCTGGAACGATTCGCTGACTGCCCGAGACCCTCGAAGAGGCAAAAGCGCGAGGAATTGTCTGATTCAGACACAAATTCAAACGATGAGGCAAACCACTCGGACGTAGACAGTGCTGGATTGCTCTACGACGCCGAAGACAAAGGCGggaatgataataatgattGCCTGACTCAGGACACGAAAGACGATCTGATGGATAGTATAGCCAGTGATCTAAATGCCGATGAGCATACCGGCAAAGATGTGTCAGATAAGCTTGCTAAACTTGTAAACAAACGCTGGTCGGAAAAATTGACTAGCGACAAACTCTCAGAGAAACTAAAGAAATATCCCCGACCCGGGAACCTGCAGAACTTGACAGTTCCAAAAGTTAACCCAGAAATCTGGGCTAATATGAACCACACAGGGAAACGAGTAGACCTCCGAGCCGCAAACACGCAAAATATTGTTTCTAAAGTGGGCTCTATCCTTGCAAAGTGCACGGACACTTTGTTGACAGCCCGTAACAAAAAGCAGAGCAAAGAGATGAATCTGGACGAGCTTATCGGTTCTCATACGGATGCTCTGGCCCTTTTGGGTCACGCGCAACATGAGCTTTCTATGAAGCGACGTGATGCCATCAGACCAAGCTTGAATAAAGATTACACGGGACTCTGCTCACAAAATGTACCAGTTACGTCCCTTTTATTTGGAGACGACCTCCAACAACAGCTTAATACCATCAAAGCCTCCAACAAAATCACGCAAGCTTCGGCGAGCGGCGCTAAATCGCAGAGAAGTACTTATAAAAGTACCTCCAACGATAACTGGAAGCGAAAGCCTTCAGATCAGTACTACAGGCGTTCATATCCTCTCCAAAACCACTGGAAAAATCGGGGAGAGAAGGCAAAAAACCTGAGGTCCCCCCTCTACAAGAAAAAGGAGGGGGGCAAGAACTGA
- the LOC138000782 gene encoding uncharacterized protein, with translation MSDDSEVSDCFDSSESEMESEDSGEDWGVIESEIIPYQDEPLAVVSEETGDGDSEEEMDVDGLTPAVFESRYEGSVSVESWCQCERCNVETLVGSLEFRCCREYWTTITSTSAKMMFDGSIENISCITQHVDYDAITNRAVLLQVAPLFRNKDGGNYRRRGGVSENEFIRAVAYRWTTRWLCGYMGWDNTRPLPACIYHSIRTKYQSHQSSGFATSQDREH, from the exons ATGTCTGACGATTCGGAAGTAAGCGACTGTTTCGATTCTTCAGAAAGTGAGATGGAAAGTGAAGATTCTGGAGAAGATTGGGGAGTTATTGAATCAGAAATAATTCCCTATCAAGACGAGCCACTCGCAGTGGTTTCAGAAGAAACTGGTGATGGGGACTCCGAGGAAGAAATGGACGTCGATGGACTCACTCCAGCCGTTTTTGAAAGCAGATACGAAGGAAGTGTGAGCGTGGAGTCTTG GTGCCAATGTGAACGGTGTAATGTCGAGACATTAGTTGGTTCGCTGGAATTTCGCTGCTGCAGGGAA tattggacaaccATCACAAGTACGTCCGCAAAGATGATGTTTGATGGATCAATTGAAAACATCTCTTGTATAACCCAACACGTGGACTATGACGCGATAACAAACCGAGCAGTTTTGCTTCAAGTGGCGCCACTGTTTAGAAATAAGGACGGAGGAAATTACCGCCGCCGAGGTGGAGTGTCGGAAAATGA GTTCATAAGAGCTGTTGCATACAGATGGACCACACGATGGCTTTGTGGCTACATGGGTTGGGATAACACCAGGCCACTCCCAGCTTGCATCTATCACAGTATTAGAACTAAATACCAGTCCCACCAGTCAAGTGGATTTGCAACTTCTCAAGACAGAGAACACTGA